In the genome of Phycisphaerales bacterium, one region contains:
- a CDS encoding LysM peptidoglycan-binding domain-containing protein: MRIPPSPTALAARKVEPPELVARPVSNQQSAPVDVPAVQPPQPMSVVAPPTGPVPAAGSATARQTYTVAAGDSLTRIARRHYQSTDTRYVRLLLEANPQIAKRRNAVVLVGEELLLPPVAAEPTSATAPGAVAGGQPVERAVAPASAQKSAERWYTIQPRDTLERIAQRELDDGARWREILQLNEKLNPHRIQPGMRIKLPPADRIALR; encoded by the coding sequence TTGCGGATTCCGCCCTCGCCGACTGCTCTCGCCGCCCGCAAGGTGGAGCCGCCGGAGCTGGTGGCCCGGCCGGTCTCCAACCAGCAGTCCGCACCCGTCGATGTGCCGGCGGTCCAGCCACCTCAGCCCATGTCGGTGGTGGCGCCACCCACAGGGCCCGTGCCAGCAGCCGGTTCAGCCACGGCGCGGCAAACTTACACGGTCGCCGCGGGCGACAGTCTCACACGGATCGCGCGCCGGCACTACCAGTCGACGGATACGCGTTATGTGCGCCTTTTGCTGGAGGCGAATCCGCAGATCGCGAAGCGGCGGAATGCGGTTGTGCTGGTGGGGGAGGAACTGCTGCTTCCTCCGGTTGCGGCGGAGCCAACTTCGGCCACAGCTCCGGGAGCGGTTGCTGGGGGACAACCGGTGGAGCGTGCTGTTGCTCCGGCTTCCGCCCAGAAGTCGGCTGAACGCTGGTATACGATTCAACCGCGGGATACTCTGGAGCGAATCGCCCAGCGTGAACTCGACGATGGTGCCCGCTGGCGCGAGATCCTGCAGTTGAACGAGAAGCTTAACCCGCACAGGATACAGCCGGGTATGCGAATCAAGCTGCCGCCTGCGGACCGGATCGCGCTGCGTTAG
- a CDS encoding penicillin-binding protein 2, which produces MRWSGILVAVVALLLTGGAGRLAYIAATEGESLRQRAERQQRTSWTIPARRGEILDTRGRVLAGTTRRPSVFVDPGLVPDALSARFAATSVAPVLGMKPEELERDLRTWSESEVRFKWLKRAITADEVAALERVVSARRLRAFIVQEEPQREYPQGTVATQLLGFVGPGLRGSDGREVTTEMLQAGTGAGRGYEDLIGRAGIEAMYDAVLAGRPGRRSVVVDVGRRTLVAAPEAFEPARDGGTVYLTIDAYIQQIVQRHLARAYREYRPAWVAGVVIDPQSGEVLAMATVPFLAPDQSLPEEFAGPRLQDPDGPQALWRNRVVTDSYEPGSIFKPFVAALAVEEGVARLDEVFPIGGAVHNFGRRQIRDTHPHGPLPLHQIISKSSNIGMGMVGARVGMERLHRYVRSFGFGDVTGIGLPGEHTGLVQSFDKWNPSFSPQSIPIGQEIAVTPLQMVSAFSTFCNGGILYRPRIIRGVVGPDGETLVDNSEPVAIRRVLSEKTSREFRLRALVETVTEGTAHRTAKLEEWQVFGKTGTAQVAGGRGRGYLPGQYIGSFIAGAPSDHPRVVVLVSVYLPDARKAYYGGVVAAPVVRDIIADVLTYMRVPRELPEVVSSPARRR; this is translated from the coding sequence ATGCGCTGGAGTGGCATCCTGGTCGCGGTGGTCGCGCTGCTGTTGACTGGTGGCGCGGGGCGGCTGGCCTACATCGCTGCCACAGAGGGTGAAAGTCTGCGGCAGCGCGCGGAGCGCCAGCAGCGCACCTCGTGGACCATCCCCGCACGGCGCGGCGAGATACTGGACACGCGCGGCCGGGTGCTGGCGGGGACCACCCGCCGCCCTTCGGTGTTTGTGGACCCTGGGCTTGTGCCGGATGCTCTCTCGGCGCGGTTCGCGGCCACAAGTGTAGCGCCGGTGCTTGGGATGAAGCCGGAGGAGCTGGAACGGGATCTGCGCACCTGGTCCGAGTCTGAAGTTCGCTTCAAGTGGCTCAAGCGAGCGATTACGGCGGACGAGGTTGCCGCGCTCGAGCGGGTGGTGTCGGCCCGACGGTTACGGGCCTTCATCGTGCAGGAGGAGCCGCAGCGAGAATATCCACAGGGCACAGTCGCCACCCAGTTGCTGGGGTTCGTCGGACCCGGCCTGCGCGGTTCTGATGGTCGGGAGGTGACGACAGAGATGCTGCAAGCCGGTACCGGTGCCGGTCGCGGCTACGAAGACCTCATCGGCCGGGCCGGTATCGAGGCCATGTACGACGCGGTTCTGGCCGGGCGACCGGGGCGGCGATCGGTGGTGGTGGACGTGGGGCGGCGTACGCTGGTGGCGGCTCCGGAGGCGTTCGAGCCGGCGCGTGACGGCGGTACGGTTTATCTCACCATCGACGCTTACATTCAGCAGATCGTGCAGCGGCACCTGGCTCGGGCTTACCGGGAGTACCGGCCGGCATGGGTGGCCGGCGTGGTCATCGATCCGCAGTCGGGCGAAGTCCTTGCAATGGCGACAGTTCCGTTCCTCGCGCCGGATCAGTCGCTGCCGGAGGAGTTCGCGGGTCCACGGCTGCAGGATCCGGACGGGCCGCAGGCCCTCTGGCGGAATCGCGTGGTCACGGATTCGTACGAGCCAGGCAGTATCTTCAAGCCGTTTGTGGCTGCGCTGGCCGTAGAGGAGGGGGTGGCGCGCCTGGACGAGGTCTTCCCGATCGGAGGGGCGGTGCACAATTTCGGTCGGCGGCAGATCCGCGATACGCATCCACATGGACCGCTGCCGTTGCACCAGATCATCAGCAAGTCGAGCAATATCGGCATGGGCATGGTGGGGGCGCGTGTCGGGATGGAACGGCTGCACCGTTACGTCCGGAGTTTTGGTTTCGGCGATGTCACCGGCATCGGCCTGCCGGGTGAGCACACGGGTCTCGTGCAAAGTTTTGACAAGTGGAACCCGTCCTTCTCTCCGCAATCCATTCCGATCGGGCAAGAGATCGCGGTCACCCCTCTCCAGATGGTGAGCGCGTTCAGCACCTTCTGCAATGGCGGAATTCTTTATCGACCGCGGATCATCCGTGGAGTAGTGGGGCCGGACGGGGAAACGCTGGTGGACAATTCCGAGCCGGTTGCGATCCGGCGCGTGTTGAGTGAGAAAACTTCCCGTGAGTTCCGCCTGCGGGCCCTGGTGGAGACGGTGACGGAGGGCACCGCCCACCGGACGGCGAAGCTGGAAGAATGGCAGGTCTTCGGCAAGACGGGCACAGCGCAGGTCGCCGGCGGCCGTGGGCGCGGCTACTTGCCTGGGCAGTACATCGGTTCGTTCATCGCCGGGGCGCCGTCGGACCATCCGCGGGTCGTGGTACTCGTATCGGTCTATCTGCCCGACGCACGCAAGGCCTATTACGGTGGTGTCGTGGCGGCTCCAGTGGTGCGCGACATCATCGCGGATGTGCTGACCTACATGCGGGTGCCGCGGGAACTGCCGGAGGTCGTCTCCAGTCCTGCACGGCGCCGGTGA
- the rsmH gene encoding 16S rRNA (cytosine(1402)-N(4))-methyltransferase RsmH: MASTAFQHEPVLLTAVLQHIDPQPGDVILDGTVGLGGHATALLPRIQPGGRYIGLDLDPLMLAQARERLVEWLDRGLSLHHANYADFPTVLAECGLSEVRHMLLDLGANSAQFEDAGRGFSFDRDGPLDMRFDPGGDVRALDLVNRLSEAELADLFWRNGQESASRRIAKRICQVRHSGRITTTLALAGAVASAGAGEGKTHPATRVFQALRIAVNRELENVERCLSAVTEHLRPGGRLVVISFHSLEDALVKTFLRAARQAGTFEELTKRPVIADTAERRANPRSRSAKMRAAARMDAPRA, from the coding sequence GTGGCTTCCACAGCGTTCCAACACGAGCCCGTGCTGCTGACAGCGGTGCTGCAGCATATCGATCCGCAACCGGGTGACGTGATTCTGGACGGGACAGTGGGACTGGGTGGGCACGCAACCGCTTTGCTCCCGCGCATCCAGCCCGGTGGGCGCTACATCGGTCTGGATCTTGATCCGCTCATGCTTGCCCAGGCGCGTGAACGGCTGGTGGAATGGCTGGACCGCGGGTTGTCTCTACACCATGCGAACTATGCCGACTTTCCGACCGTGCTGGCAGAGTGCGGCCTGTCCGAAGTGCGGCATATGCTGCTCGATCTCGGGGCCAACTCAGCGCAATTCGAAGATGCCGGGCGGGGATTTTCGTTCGACCGGGACGGGCCGCTCGACATGCGATTCGACCCTGGTGGTGATGTTCGCGCCCTGGACCTCGTGAACCGGCTCAGCGAAGCCGAACTCGCGGACCTCTTCTGGCGGAATGGCCAGGAGTCAGCCAGCCGTCGCATTGCGAAGCGCATCTGCCAGGTGCGTCACAGCGGCCGAATCACGACCACGCTTGCGCTGGCCGGGGCGGTTGCTTCGGCGGGAGCCGGCGAGGGGAAGACGCATCCTGCAACGCGTGTGTTCCAGGCGTTACGGATTGCGGTGAACCGTGAGTTGGAGAATGTGGAGCGTTGCCTGAGTGCGGTGACGGAACACCTGCGCCCGGGCGGGCGGCTGGTGGTGATCAGCTTCCACAGTCTTGAAGACGCCCTGGTGAAGACCTTCCTGCGTGCGGCACGCCAGGCGGGCACTTTTGAAGAACTGACGAAACGACCGGTGATCGCGGATACGGCGGAGCGGCGGGCCAATCCACGGAGCCGCAGTGCGAAGATGCGGGCAGCCGCACGGATGGATGCCCCGCGTGCGTGA
- a CDS encoding serine/threonine protein kinase, with the protein MPTRAVPILSGYEVVARLGRGAGAVISLARDLDRNRQVVVKHVVRRGNEDEKFIAQAENEYDVAAAVEHPFLRKCYDIVRVRRWFVTREVLLIMEYVEGELLEEQPPETLPALLTTFRQIAEGLAALHQQGFAHADIKPNNVLIPRTGGVKIIDFGQSCPLGYTKERVQGTPDYIAPEQLHRQPIDQRTDVYNLGATMYRLVTGKWFRTLINLGPATGTRIALESERGNFPPHEVNPTVPLPLSKLIVECCNTQKVERPRDMKEVIARLDVVLHVIERDSALVWRPPGGDGLARR; encoded by the coding sequence ATGCCAACACGCGCGGTACCCATTCTGTCGGGCTACGAAGTCGTGGCGCGTCTCGGCCGCGGGGCGGGCGCGGTCATCAGTTTGGCGCGCGACTTGGACCGCAACCGTCAGGTTGTCGTCAAACACGTCGTGCGGCGGGGGAACGAAGACGAGAAATTCATTGCCCAGGCGGAGAATGAGTATGATGTCGCCGCCGCCGTTGAACACCCTTTTCTGCGAAAGTGCTATGACATTGTGCGGGTCCGGCGCTGGTTCGTTACCCGGGAAGTATTGCTGATCATGGAGTATGTTGAGGGCGAACTGCTCGAGGAGCAGCCGCCGGAAACGCTGCCCGCCCTGCTGACGACTTTCCGCCAGATCGCCGAGGGGCTTGCGGCGCTGCATCAGCAGGGATTTGCCCACGCCGATATCAAACCGAACAATGTCCTTATTCCACGCACTGGTGGGGTCAAGATCATTGACTTCGGGCAGAGTTGTCCGCTCGGGTACACGAAAGAGCGCGTACAGGGCACCCCCGATTACATTGCCCCCGAACAGCTCCACCGTCAGCCGATCGACCAGCGCACTGACGTCTACAACCTCGGCGCCACCATGTATCGCCTCGTGACCGGGAAGTGGTTTCGCACGCTCATCAACCTGGGGCCGGCCACCGGCACGCGCATCGCGCTCGAATCGGAGCGCGGCAACTTTCCGCCGCATGAGGTCAACCCAACCGTGCCCTTGCCTCTCTCCAAGCTGATCGTCGAGTGCTGCAATACTCAGAAGGTTGAGCGCCCGCGTGACATGAAAGAGGTCATCGCCCGCCTGGATGTCGTTCTCCACGTCATCGAGCGCGACAGCGCGCTCGTTTGGCGCCCTCCCGGGGGTGACGGGCTCGCCCGCCGTTGA